In Macadamia integrifolia cultivar HAES 741 chromosome 1, SCU_Mint_v3, whole genome shotgun sequence, a single window of DNA contains:
- the LOC122073921 gene encoding heavy metal-associated isoprenylated plant protein 32-like, whose translation MSKEEFMKIQTCVLKVNIHCDGCKQKVKKLLQKIDGVYTTTIDSEQGKVTVSGNVDPATLIKKLGKSGKHAELWSAQKGNSQFKNMQIGNGKGGKDNQSQKGGKEQQKGGQQQQQQLQRQLQQQMQQMKGLGDLSKMPQFKDQKSVKFNLPEDDEFSDEDGFDDYDDDDFDDEDEFDDDFDVPLNKMKPMIGNGHNPQLQGGKGGGGGGGGGGGNGKKGGGGEIPVQAKGMGGNNDGKNGNGGKKGSGGNNGGNQNAPKNGGKNGGGLPQGGKNGGGGNNQKGGNNGNAGGGGGGNNPGGGKKGGGKNDGGGQAINNMQHHLGYHDIDVKRGLGGNMGQMGNIPIGRMGDIPAVQGLPAAAMNAGGGRYFHGGGPEMMAGNPYQQQQQQYMAMMMNQQRANGNERFHPMMYARPPPAVNYYPGPPPSAADPYTHFFSDENTNSCSVM comes from the exons ATGAGTAAAGAAGAATTTATGAAGATCCAG ACTTGCGTTCTCAAAGTGAACATTCACTGTGATGGATGTAAGCAGAAGGTGAAGAAATTGTTACAGAAAATCGATG GGGTGTATACCACCACTATAGATTCAGAACAGGGGAAAGTGACAGTTTCAGGTAATGTTGACCCAGCAACACTCATAAAGAAACTCGGTAAATCGGGGAAACATGCAGAGCTGTGGAGTGCTCAAAAGGGCAACAGCCAGTTCAAGAACATGCAAATTGGGAATGGCAAGGGTGGCAAAGACAACCAATCTCAGAAGGGTGGAAAAGAACAACAGAAGGGCGGtcaacagcaacagcagcagcttCAACGGCAACTACAGCAGCAGATGCAACAGATGAAAGGGTTGGGAGATCTGAGTAAGATGCCGCAATTCAAGGATCAGAAATCCGTCAAGTTCAACTTGCCCGAGGATGATGAGTTCAGTGATGAGGATGGCTTTGATGACtacgatgatgatgattttgatgacgAAGATGAATttgatgatgattttgatgtgccCTTGAACAAGATGAAACCCATGATCGGTAATGGTCACAATCCCCAACTCCAAGGTGGCAaaggcggtggcggtggcggcggcggcggcggcggtaACGGGAAGAAAGGTGGTGGCGGTGAGATTCCTGTACAAGCGAAGGGCATGGGTGGAAATAATGATGGGAAGAATGGCAATGGAGGAAAGAAGGGTAGCGGTGGAAACAACGGAGGAAATCAAAATGCCCCCAAAAATGGAGGTAAAAACGGTGGTGGTTTACCGCAAGGTGGTAAAAATGGCGGCGGTGGAAATAACCAGAAGGGTGGAAATAATGGCAATgccggtggtggtggtggtggaaacAATCCTGGTGGTGGTAAGAAAGGTGGAGGGAAGAACGATGGTGGTGGTCAAGCAATCAACAACATGCAACACCATCTAGGGTACCATGACATCGATGTCAAGCGTGGCTTGGGCGGGAATATGGGTCAGATGGGGAATATACCCATTGGTCGGATGGGCGACATCCCGGCGGTGCAAGGGCTTCCGGCAGCGGCGATGAATGCCGGCGGTGGCAGGTACTTCCACGGAGGAGGGCCGGAGATGATGGCTGGGAACCcataccaacaacaacaacaacagtacATGGCCATGATGATGAACCAGCAACGAGCCAACGGGAACGAACGGTTCCATCCCATGATGTATGCTCGGCCACCGCCGGCGGTCAACTACTACCCTGGTCCGCCACCTTCAGCGGCGGACCCCTACACCCATTTCTTCAGCGACGAGAATACTAACAGTTGCAGTGTGATGTGA